The nucleotide window gaaaatttactaATTCTTATTCTTGTGATTTTAACCAAAACATCTTACATTACGGAAAATATAGAGTATTTGCTTATCCTGTTGAGGAGAACAAAACTATCAAATATAATTGAAAAGTAGAATGTTTTACATCTTTATCAGATAAATCACATGTCCGAAGCAATAACAAGATGTAATAAATAACATTCATGTAAAGTGTTCTATCACTTGCCTATTCCATTTTGTTTTGGAACTCAGATGTGTCATAGACACGAGCAGTGTGATCAACAGAGACCGATACAATGAACTCGGTGTTGGCGGAGACTGAGATGGACTGGACAGCATCTTGGTGGCCATGGTAGGTGTGGACGCAGTTGCCTAATAAGCTGTCCCAAACGCTCACTGTACCATCGCCGCAGCCGGTGGCTAAGTACTTGGAGGTTCCTATCCAACTCACGCATGTCACACCTtcctgtaacaaaaaaaaaatagagaagaaGGGCTTAGTGTTTACATTCCaatctctattttttactccatCTCATAAGAGAAAGCTACAAGAGTAAGGATTATACCGCGTGTTCGCAGATGAACCTAGGAGTTGAGTGTTGAAGATCCCAGATTACAAGCTTCTTGTCCATCCCACCAGTTGCAGCCATAGGGATAGTTGCGGAGCTTGGTGAAAACTTCACGCATTCAACTGACTCTGTATGAGAACTCAGAGAGCTCACAACCTGTTTGGTATGATTATTATGCACAAGTTAGAATCACACTCTGATGATATAAGATCATAAACCAATAAATGAAGCAATGAAACAAACCTTTCCAGTGACTATATTGACAATGTGAACAGAACCGTCTTTAGAGCCACTGATAGCAAGACTGGAGTTGGAGTTAATATCCAAGCATATCAGCCCTTCCGTATGATAAGGATGACCTACATGAAAACCAAACGTTAGCATTCTACAGCAACATGTAAAAACCAATAGAGGGAGTGAGTTTAACTTGCCTTTAACCACATGAATGCTTTCACAAGTCTTTGGATTCCACACAATCAAACTAGCATCATCAGAGCCAGTACAAATCAGTTTACCGTCAGGAGTGAAGTCACCGCAAGTAACACTCTGATTGTGACCAGAAAACATATTAAGATAAGCCTCTTTATCAGCATTCCACATCCACATAGAACAATCTTCTGATCCAGCCAACACAATGTGTCCTCTCGGATGCCACT belongs to Brassica rapa cultivar Chiifu-401-42 chromosome A07, CAAS_Brap_v3.01, whole genome shotgun sequence and includes:
- the LOC103830828 gene encoding angio-associated migratory cell protein isoform X1, translating into MSNRDMNNPAMEEEDEGDVFLGESDVLHEIDVDGEDLPDAFDEDDNDNDNEDEVFGTNSITTSCVLLCVSELYGSFFFFFFVDENDDSVHTFTGHKGELYALACSPLDPTLVATGGGDDKAFLWKIGNGDWAAELPAHKDSVSSLAFSYDGQLLASGGLDGVVQIFDASSGALKCVLDGPGSGIEWVKWHPRGHIVLAGSEDCSMWMWNADKEAYLNMFSGHNQSVTCGDFTPDGKLICTGSDDASLIVWNPKTCESIHVVKGHPYHTEGLICLDINSNSSLAISGSKDGSVHIVNIVTGKVVSSLSSHTESVECVKFSPSSATIPMAATGGMDKKLVIWDLQHSTPRFICEHAEGVTCVSWIGTSKYLATGCGDGTVSVWDSLLGNCVHTYHGHQDAVQSISVSANTEFIVSVSVDHTARVYDTSEFQNKME
- the LOC103830828 gene encoding angio-associated migratory cell protein isoform X2, translated to MSNRDMNNPAMEEEDEGDVFLGESDVLHEIDVDGEDLPDAFDEDDNDNDNEDEVFDENDDSVHTFTGHKGELYALACSPLDPTLVATGGGDDKAFLWKIGNGDWAAELPAHKDSVSSLAFSYDGQLLASGGLDGVVQIFDASSGALKCVLDGPGSGIEWVKWHPRGHIVLAGSEDCSMWMWNADKEAYLNMFSGHNQSVTCGDFTPDGKLICTGSDDASLIVWNPKTCESIHVVKGHPYHTEGLICLDINSNSSLAISGSKDGSVHIVNIVTGKVVSSLSSHTESVECVKFSPSSATIPMAATGGMDKKLVIWDLQHSTPRFICEHAEGVTCVSWIGTSKYLATGCGDGTVSVWDSLLGNCVHTYHGHQDAVQSISVSANTEFIVSVSVDHTARVYDTSEFQNKME